In Flavobacterium enshiense, the genomic stretch GGAAAACAGTTAAGGTAGGTTCGGCTGAATTTGTTGGAAAAGAGAAAGATAATCAAATTAAGCAGACTTCGGTTCATATCAGTATCGATAATAATTACTTAGGGAATTATGTGTTTGACAATCAATATAGGAAAGGATTAGAAAAGTTATTTTTCAATTTGAGTAAGACTCATGATGTGAAGGTACTTTCCGGCGATAACGAAGGAGAAAGAGAAGTTTTGGAACGATTGCTTCCTAAAACTACCGAACTGGTTTTTAATCAGAAACCGGAACAAAAACTGGCCTTTATTGAAAACCTTCAGAGACAAGGGAAGAACGTACTTATGATTGGAGACGGCCTTAACGATGCAGGAGCGTTGGCACAAAGTAACGTAGGGATTTCCATTACCGAAAATGTAAACGTGTTTTCACCGGCGTGTGATGGTATATTGGACGCTTCTCAATTTCCGAAAATCAGCTATTTCCTCAACTTCTCCAAAAATGCGATGCGAACCATTATGATGAGCTTCGGACTTTCATTACTCTACAATGTAGTGGGGCTGAGTTTTGCAATTACAGGGAATCTTTCACCTATAGTTGCGGCGATTATCATGCCTCTTAGCACCGTCACAATTATAAGCTTCGTAACGGTTATAAGTAACCTTTTCTCGAAAAAGGACTAGTAATGCATTGTTGTTCAGAAAATTATTATTAATTTAAACTATAATTTCAGATATGACAATTGTCATATTTTGTCCCATATCGCTAAACTAACTTTGATAAACAAAATTTAAGGTATGAGCGTTATTTATCTGTTAATCTCCATCAGTATCGTTGTGGCCCTGGTGTTCTTATACATTTTTATAAGAGCCGTAAAAAGTGGCCAGTTTGACGACGATTACACTCCCTCTGTCAGAATACTTTTTGACGATGAATTGAAAAAAGATCAAAATAAATCCGAAAAACAAAATTAATTATGGAAGTGCAACAATTTTACTATGACAACAAAATTGTAAAGAAGTTCCTGTATGCTACAATCGTTTTTGGTGTAGTAGGAATGTTAGTTGGGCTATTGGTAGCGGTATTCTACCTTTTTCCTAACCTGACTGACGGAATCCCTTGGTTGAGCTACGGTCGTTTGAGACCATTACACACAAATGCGGTAATTTTTGCATTTGTGGGGAATGCCATTTTTGCCGGGATATATTATTCTTTGCAACGCCTTTTAAAAGCAAGGATGTATAGTGATGTTCTGAGTAACATTAACTTCTGGGGCTGGCAATTGATTATCGTAGCAGCCGCAATTACTTTACCTCTCGGCTATACAACTTCTAAAGAATATGCCGAATTAGAATGGCCGATTGATATTGCCATTGCCATTGTATGGGTAGTGTTTGGTATCAATATGATGATGACCATTTTAAAACGCAGGGAGCGTCATTTGTATGTAGCCATTTGGTTTTATATTGCCACTTTCGTAACGGTAGCTGTATTGCATATTGTTAACAGTTTGGAAATTCCTGTGGCGGGATTGAAAAGTTATTCGGTTTATGCCGGCGTTCAGGATGCCCTGGTGCAGTGGTGGTACGGACACAATGCGGTAGCGTTCTTCCTTACGACACCTTTCCTAGGATTGATGTATTATTTCATTCCTAAAGCTGCCAACCGACCTGTATATTCTTATAAATTATCAATCATTCACTTCTGGTCACTTATTTTCTTATATATCTGGGCAGGTCCGCACCATTTGCTTTATACTGCGTTGCCGGAATGGGCTCAAAATCTAGGTGTAGTTTTCTCTGTGATGCTAATTGCTCCGTCTTGGGGAGGTATGATCAACGGATTATTAACCCTTAGAGGAGTTTGGGATAAAGTCCGCACAGAACCAATTTTGAAGTTCTTCGTGGTTGCTATTACCGGTTATGGTATGGCCACTTTTGAAGGGCCAATGTTATCCCTTAAAAATGTAAACGCTATTGCTCACTTTACAGATTGGATCGTGGCTCACGTTCACGTAGGAGCTCTGGCATGGAATGGATTCATGACTTTCGGTATGATTTACTGGCTGATTCCGAGAATGACAAAAACGAATCTGTATTCTATTAAGCTGGCTAATTTCCACTTCTGGGTAGGAACACTTGGAATCATTTTATATGCCTTACCGCTTTATGTGGCCGGATTTACCCAAGCACAAATGTGGAAACAATTTAATCCGGACGGATCTTTAGTATACGGTAACTTCCTGGAAACTGTAACAGCAATTATGCCAATGTATGCGATGCGTGCCATTGGAGGAACCTTATATCTTACCGGAATGTTAGTCTTGGTATATAATATTATCATGACGGTAAGACAAGGACAAAGTGTTGAAGATGAATTGGCTGAGGCACCTGAATTACAACGAATAGCCGCTAGAAGATTAAAAGGTGAAAAATTCCACACCTGGTTAGAAAGAAAACCTGTCCAACTTACGATTTTGGCTACTATTGCGATTTTGATCGGTGGAATCATCCAGATTATTCCAACGCTGGTTGTGAAATCAAACATTCCGACGATTTCAAGTGTAAAACCTTATACGCCCCTTGAACTGGAAGGTCGCGATCTGTACATACGAGAAGGATGTGTGGGATGTCACTCGCAGATGGTACGTCCTTTCCGTTCGG encodes the following:
- the ccoN gene encoding cytochrome-c oxidase, cbb3-type subunit I; protein product: MEVQQFYYDNKIVKKFLYATIVFGVVGMLVGLLVAVFYLFPNLTDGIPWLSYGRLRPLHTNAVIFAFVGNAIFAGIYYSLQRLLKARMYSDVLSNINFWGWQLIIVAAAITLPLGYTTSKEYAELEWPIDIAIAIVWVVFGINMMMTILKRRERHLYVAIWFYIATFVTVAVLHIVNSLEIPVAGLKSYSVYAGVQDALVQWWYGHNAVAFFLTTPFLGLMYYFIPKAANRPVYSYKLSIIHFWSLIFLYIWAGPHHLLYTALPEWAQNLGVVFSVMLIAPSWGGMINGLLTLRGVWDKVRTEPILKFFVVAITGYGMATFEGPMLSLKNVNAIAHFTDWIVAHVHVGALAWNGFMTFGMIYWLIPRMTKTNLYSIKLANFHFWVGTLGIILYALPLYVAGFTQAQMWKQFNPDGSLVYGNFLETVTAIMPMYAMRAIGGTLYLTGMLVLVYNIIMTVRQGQSVEDELAEAPELQRIAARRLKGEKFHTWLERKPVQLTILATIAILIGGIIQIIPTLVVKSNIPTISSVKPYTPLELEGRDLYIREGCVGCHSQMVRPFRSEVERYGEYSKSGEFVYDHPFLWGSKRTGPDLHRVGGKYSDNWHFNHMWDPQSTSSGSIMPGYKWLFENKPMDYANTEEKMRAMVKLGVPYTEQDIANAKQSVAKQSEQIEKNLTNDPDFVKSYEESKKNAQARGERFIPMKDREIVALIAYLQRLGTDIKVKDVAQLQK
- the ccoS gene encoding cbb3-type cytochrome oxidase assembly protein CcoS produces the protein MSVIYLLISISIVVALVFLYIFIRAVKSGQFDDDYTPSVRILFDDELKKDQNKSEKQN